A genome region from Populus alba chromosome 3, ASM523922v2, whole genome shotgun sequence includes the following:
- the LOC118049121 gene encoding uncharacterized protein At3g06530 isoform X2, whose translation MTTSIASQLQAIRSVIQIGLESKKRPITRPSILFDPKEAADLDIDTILDIALSGLEVLVSADERFKNYKNDLFSHKSKELDRELMTGEENKHINSTISSYLRLLSGHLQLPASLRTLEYLIRRYKIHVYNFEDLILCSLPYHDTHAFVRIVQLIDTRNGKWKFLDGVKASGAPPPRNVMVQQCVRDMGVLEALCNYASPAKKFQPSRPIVSFCTAVVIEVLGSITTVNTDIVQRILPFVISGLQPGSKGGSDHKAAALMIVCLLANKVSLSPKLVKSLMRSIAEIVQKDASKSTDLQWFRLSVMALINLVQLQSVNVFPKKVLEILKETREIAGVLMGLSKEFNIDRFLAVLLEALVDNSSSDDTYHHVLVSILEIVPIKNFVDRVVSKVLLSCMKMVQKNSNPSSSQSGSWAKDILMVINKIYPFELHQAVQKFLEDTKVQSKNDDAVFEICKMLDGNLDMSASISDSKIWLALHHPKAEVRRATLSGLNKHVDLKNMVVDSKRLVTIQDAVLCQLRDDDLTVVQAALSLKGLSEIISPSDLLKALDDVLKKCVSTLRSGASDKAALANDVAIAFLKTAVSTFHDQIDFSKKLAAMMFPLLLIFQKTQRLNLEVLELVKEVKWPFYNDLTAVSSEVVKLRQEVISSINMKIVNGLAETFSMHPDEYMTWLVDSSSDCTVSKTLLLLVLMQSFLRPKNKSEQFSALFEAFFSFLKTEWELQSAVVSGNEFNNEMLQWDCGKFLDQLFDTDLKALNINILICTFWRLLEAFTSMEDNQQLISSRLTDLFVFFSNSQSKHFFKEHLHYLVTKCKISPIDFLSGFYTNEDISITVQVESLHCLAFLCSEPDDRLLLQLLFNFPSLLVPLASDSQDLRIASMGCIEGLSALSHRADYLSKKNGNNANWSHFLDELLGLIVQQKRLILSDSNFLPSFLCCLLGSSRNSLLVPQNVEQRFDQSTKEKILAFVLGSGLQLSSFAKMMIISLLKGMGSTLLHVKEAESLLSQLLKRRRQYYFEVERSSQKLSKTEVKILCLLLEVCAMPPSLEGHACEDYLLKALQLDGLSSEEFAIIEPCITVLQKLSAPLYSGLTTEKQELLFRELVILFRNANGDIQNATREALMRLNITCSTVVHTINFIFEQESRIGGSASGKKKRKSIVHQTSNLDGDVVCKVETALCLLSSLLDILILKKDIASREHLIGPLFKLLEKIFSDDWMPAQDEKWIKASYGVSQTGSSTICYTQQTLLLVLEDIIGSLKNVIPLKDDITNKINIKLLIMCARSAKHGVVRNHVFSLLSSIVKVVPENIMGYILDIFTVAGESTVSQIDSHSQHVFEDLISAVVPCWLAETRNTDKLLQVFVNVLPKIAEHRRLSIVVYLLRTLGEHNSLASLLALLFRSLVSRKGHSLLDETIDLTSSAQREWEYAFAIRICEQYSCRIWLPSLVPLLQLIGAGNSCQEMFMELLFATEFVLHKLEDPEFSFKLDSSEDSDKIQETLQELLEHVVCLSQLSDLRRKQINVPVRVRKEMKECMHAVLRSTTAVMIPSAYFRGIISLLCNSDGNVKKKALGLLSETLKKRESIKTKHKGRRDSIASSINDWFHVDGSTLDSFQQMCLEIAQLIDDTMDDSDTSLKLSAVSTLEVLAHRFSSNYSVFSMCLPSITKGICSNNLAISSSCLRTTGALVDALGPRAFVQLPQIMENVIKTSSKFSAALSLPEESLILSILLALEAVVDKLGGFLNPYLEDIIRLVVHGPEYTSGSKMKLRQKADAVRKLLTEKIPVRLALPPLLKMYPDTVEAGDSSLAVFFEMLGSLVGTMDRSSVGGYNETIFDLCLRALDLRRQHPVSIQNIDLVEKSIVNAMIALTMKLTETMFKPLFIRSIEWAESYVEENDSTDNVIDRAISFYGLVNKLAENHRSLFVTYFEYLLEGFVRHLTNIVKPKGAGLIQKKKKAKIQDAGSDIKENSVLTLKSWHLRALVISALHKCFLYDTGSRKFLDSSKFQVLLKPIVSQLIVEPPALLEEHPSIPSVNEVDELLIVCIGQMAVTAGTDLLWKPLNHEVLLQTRSDKIRSRILGLRIVKYLMDNLKEEYLVFLPETIPFLGELLEDLELPVKSLAQDVLKEMKSMSGESLQQYL comes from the exons ATGACGACAAGTATAGCTTCTCAATTACAAGCAATCCGGTCAGTGATTCAAATCGGTTTGGAGTCCAAAAAACGTCCCATCACCCGACCCTCCATTTTATTCGATCCTAAAGAAGCTGCTGATCTTGATATCGATACTATACTTGACATTGCACTTTCAG GTTTGGAAGTGCTTGTAAGCGCGGATGAAAGGTTTAAGAActataaaaatgatttgtttaGTCATAAAAGTAAAGAGTTGGATAGAGAATTGATGACTGGGGAGGAAAATAAGCATATTAACTCAACCATCAGTTCGTATTTGAGGTTACTATCTGGACATCTTCAATTGCCTGCATCACTGAGGACACTTGAGTACTTGATACGAAGATACAA GATACATGTATACAATTTCGAGGATTTGATTTTATGCTCATTGCCTTACCATGATACTCATGCATTTGTTCGAATAGTTCAGTTGATTGATACAAG GAATGGTAAATGGAAGTTTCTAGATGGTGTAAAAGCATCAGGTGCACCACCACCTAGAAATGTCATGGTGCAGCAGTGTGTTCGAGATATGGGAGTTTTGGAGGCGTTGTGCAACTAT GCATCTCCTGCAAAGAAGTTCCAGCCATCAAGGCCTATTGTCAGCTTTTGCACAGCAGTGGTCATAGAGGTATTAGGTTCTATAACAACAGTCAATACAGATATTGTGCAGAGAATCCTTCCATTTGTTATTTCTGGACTTCAGCCTGGCAGCAAAGGAGGTTCAGATCATAAG GCTGCTGCTTTGATGATTGTTTGTCTATTAGCAAATAAGGTTTCCTTGTCTCCAAAACTTGTCAAAAGTTTGATGCGATCAATTGCTGAAATAGTTCAGAAGGATGCAAGCAAGTCAACTGATCTGCAATGGTTTCGTTTGTCAGTTATGGCTCTAATAAATCTCGTTCAG ctGCAATCAGTCAATGTGTTCCCAAAGAAGGTACTGGAGATTTTGAAGGAAACCAG GGAAATAGCTGGGGTTCTTATGGGACTTTCTAAGGAGTTCAATATCGATAGATTTCTTGCTGTGCTTTTGGAAGCTCTGGTTGACAACAG TTCTTCTGATGATACATATCATCATGTTTTGGTATCCATATTGGAGATAGTTCCCATAAAGAATTTTGTTGATCGTGTTGTTTCAAAGGTCCTCTTGTCTTGCATGAAAATGGTTCAGAAAAATAGCAACCCATCATCATCTCAATCTG GAAGCTGGGCAAAGGACATTCTGATggttattaataaaatttatccaTTTGAACTTCATCAAGCTGTTCAGAAGTTTTTGGAG GACACCAAAGTGCAATCCAAAAATGATGATGCAGTTTTTGAGATTTGCAAAATGTTGGATGGGAACTTGGATATGTCAGCTTCCATCTCTGATTCTAAAATTTGGCTTGCTTTGCACCATCCAAAG GCTGAGGTCCGGCGTGCTACATTGTCTGGTTTAAACAAACATGTTGATCTGAAAAACATGGTTGTTGATTCAAAG AGGCTTGTGACCATTCAAGATGCTGTATTGTGCCAACTTCGTGATGATGACCTAACAGTTGTTCAAGCAGCTTTATCTCTTAAAGGATTGTCTGAAATCATCAGTCCTTCTGATCTTCTCAAAGCATTAGATGATGTGCTTAAAAAATGTGTTAGCACCCTAAGGTCAG GTGCATCAGATAAAGCTGCTTTAGCTAATGACGTTGCAATTGCATTTTTGAAGACTGCTGTCTCAACATTTCATGATCAGattgatttttcaaagaaactTGCTGCCATGATGTTTCCTCTTCTCCTAatttttcaaaag ACACAGAGGCTAAATTTGGAGGTCTTGGAACTAGTGAAAGAAGTGAAGTGGCCATTTTATAATGATCTCACTGCTGTTTCCTCTGAAGTGGTG aaaTTACGACAGGAAGTTATATCTTCGATCAACATGAAGATTGTTAATGGCTTGGCAGAAACATTTTCAATGCACCCAGATGAGTATATGACCTGGCTTGTCGACAGCTCCAGTGACTGTACTGTCTCGAAGACGCTTCTGCTCTTGGTTCTGATGCAATCATTTCTTAGGCCAAAGAATA AAAGTGAGCAATTCTCAGCACTTTTTGAagctttcttttcatttctgaaGACCGAGTGGGAGCTGCAGTCTGCAGTTGTTTCCGGGAATGAG TTCAATAATGAAATGCTTCAATGGGATTGTGGAAAGTTCCTAGATCAGCTGTTTGACACCGATCTTAAggcattaaatattaatatcctAATCTGCACCTTTTGGAGGTTACTGGAGGCTTTTACTTCAATG GAGGACAATCAGCAGTTGATTAGCAGCAGACTTACAGatttatttgtctttttctcgaacTCTCAGTCCAAGCATTTTTTCAAGGAGCATCTTCATTACCTTGTTACAAAATGCAAGATCTCTCCTATTGATTTTCTGTCTGGTTTTTACACTAATGAAG ACATTTCCATTACTGTCCAAGTTGAGAGCCTTCATTGTCTTGCATTCCTTTGCTCGGAACCCGACGATAGATTGCTGCTTCAGCTTCTATTCAATTTCCCCTCACTTCTTGTTCCTCTTGCCTCTGATAGCCAG GATCTCAGGATTGCTTCCATGGGCTGCATTGAAGGGTTATCTGCTCTGTCACATCGCGCTGACTATTTAAGCAAGAAAAATG GGAACAACGCAAATTGGAGTCATTTTCTTGATGAGTTATTGGGCCTGATTGTGCAACAAAAAAGGCTTATATTATCAGACAGTAATTTTCTACCGTCGTTTTTGTGCTGTTTGCTTGGCTCATCCAGGAATAGCCTTCTggtaccacaaaatgttgaacAAAG ATTTGATCAATCTACAAAAGAAAAGATTCTTGCCTTTGTCTTGGGGTCTGGACTTCAACTTTCTTCGTTTGCGAAG ATGATGATTATATCTTTGCTTAAAGGAATGGGCAGTACGTTACTGCATGTTAAAGAAGCTGAGTCATTGCTGTCTCAACTTCTGAAAAGACGCCGTCAATATTATTTCGAGGTGGAACGGTCATCCCAGAAATTGTCCAAAACTGAAGTCAAGATCTTGTGCCTTCTACTGGAG GTTTGTGCCATGCCTCCATCACTGGAGGGGCATGCCTGTGAAGATTATCTATTAAAGGCCCTGCAA CTGGATGGGCTCTCTTCTGAAGAATTTGCCATTATAGAACCTTGCATTACTGTTTTGCAGAAGCTAAGTGCCCCATTATACAGTGGATTGACAACTGAAAAACAg GAGCTTCTATTTCGTGAGCTTGTGATTTTGTTTCGCAATGCTAATGGTGATATACAAAATGCAACAAGAGAGGCCTTGATGCGCTTAAAT ATTACCTGCTCTACGGTAGTCCATACAATCAATTTCATATTCGAACAAGAAAGTCGTATAGGTGGTTCTGCATCcgggaagaagaaaaggaaatctaTAGTACATCAAACATCCAACTTAGATGGTGACGTGGTTTGTAAAGTAGAAACTGCATTATGCTTGCTAAGCTCCCTCCTTGACATATTGATTCTCAAGAAAGATATTGCTAGCAG GGAGCATCTGATAGGGCCCTTATTCAAACTTCTTGAGAAAATCTTTTCGGATGATTGGATGCCTGCCCAAGATGAAAAATGGATCAAAGCTTCATATGGAGTTTCCCAGACTGGGTCTAGCACAATTTGTTACACTCAGCAAACACTTCTACTTGTTCTTGAAGATATTATCGGTTCACTAAAAAATGTTATCCCATTAAAG GATgacataacaaataaaatcaatatcaaattGTTGATCATGTGTGCCCGGTCTGCTAAGCATGGAGTCGTCCGCAACCATGTATTTTCACTGTTATCATCCATTGTAAAGGTTGTTCCAGAGAATATAATGGGGTATATATTGGATATATTTACCGTTGCTGGAGAATCAACCGTTTCACAG ATTGACAGCCATTCACAACATGTGTTTGAGGATCTTATATCTGCTGTTGTCCCCTGCTGGCTGGCTGAGACACGCAACACAGACAAATTGCTCCAG GTTTTTGTGAATGTATTGCCCAAAATTGCTGAGCATAGGAGGCTGTCAATCGTCGTGTACTTGTTGAG GACTTTGGGTGAACATAATAGCTTGGCTTCGTTGCTTGCCCTTCTTTTCCGGTCCTTAGTTTCTAGGAAAGGACACTCCCTCCTTGATGAAACAATTGATCTTACATCTTCTGCTCAGAGAGAGTGGGAGTATGCATTTGCAATTCGGATATGTGAGCAATATTCATGCAGGATTTGGCTTCCCTCCCTTGTTCCTCTGCTTCAACTAATAGGAGCTGGCAATTCATGCCAAGAAATGTTTATGGAATTGCTATTTGCAACAGAATTTGTTTTACACAAGTTAGAAGATCCAGAATTCTCATTCAAACTTGATTCAAGCGAGGATTCAGATAAAATTCAG GAAACCCTTCAAGAACTTTTGGAGCACGTTGTTTGCCTTTCACAACTAAGCGatttgagaagaaaacaaataaatgtgCCTGTTAGAGtcagaaaggaaatgaaagagtGTATGCATGCTGTTTTGAGGTCTACTACAGCTGTTATGATCCCCTCCGCATACTTCAGAGGCATCATTAGTTTGCTTTGCAATTCAGATGGAAATGTGAAAAAGAAG GCTCTTGGGCTTCTTTCTGAGACGTTGAAGAAGCGTGagtcaattaaaacaaaacacaaggGAAGAAGAGATTCCATTGCAAGTTCAATTAATGATTGGTTCCATGTGGATGGGAGTACCCTCGACTCTTTTCAGCAGATGTGTTTGGAAATTGCTCAGCTAATTGATGATACAATGGATGACTCAGATACCTCCTTGAAGCTGTCAGCAGTCTCTACACTGGAAGTTTTAGCCCATAgattttcttctaattattcTGTCTTCAGCATGTGCCTTCCATCTATCACGAAAGGCATTTGTTCGAACAACTTGGCTATTTCTTCTAGCTGCCTTCGAACAACTGGTGCTCTAGTCGATGCTCTTGGGCCAAGAGCATTTGTTCAGCTTCCTCAAATAATGGAGAATGTGATAAAAACATCTAGCAAATTCTCTGCTGCACTGTCTCTTCCTGAAGAATCTCTTATCCTCTCTATTCTTCTTGCTTTAGAAGCTGTTGTAGACAAGCTGGGTGGTTTCCTAAATCCATATCTTGAAGATATTATACGACTCGTGGTGCATGGTCCTGAGTACACATCAGGATCAAAAATGAAACTGAGACAGAAAGCTGATGCAGTACGGAAGCTGCTTACTGAAAAGATACCT GTTCGACTTGCTCttccaccattgttgaagatgTATCCCGATACTGTGGAGGCTGGGGATTCAAGTTTGGCAGTTTTCTTTGAAATGCTTGGAAGCTTAGTCGGTACAATGGACAGATCATCTGTTGGTGGTTATAATGAAACCATTTTTGACCTCTGCTTGCGTGCTCTTGATCTTCGTCGTCAACATCCtgtttcaattcaaaatattgatCTAGTTGAGAAAAGCATTGTCAATGCAATGATTGCTCTGACAATGAAACTTACAGAGACCATGTTTAAGCCGCTCTTTATTAGAAGTATTGAATGGGCTGAGTCATATGTAGAAGAAAATGACAGTACGGACAATGTTATAGATAGGGCCATATCTTTCTATGGTCTGGTAAACAAACTTGCTGAGAATCATCG GTCTCTGTTCGTTACTTACTTCGAGTACTTGCTAGAGGGTTTTGTTCGGCATCTTACCAATATTGTAAAGCCTAAAGGTGCTGGTTtgattcaaaagaaaaagaaagctaaGATTCAGGATGCTGGAAGTGATATAAAAGAGAACAGTGTCCTAACACTTAAAAGCTGGCATCTCAGGGCTTTGGTCATTTCAGCTTTACATAAATGCTTTTTGTACGACACTGGGAGCCGGAAGTTTCTTGATTCGTCAAAATTTCAG GTTCTGTTGAAACCCATTGTATCACAGCTTATAGTCGAACCACCAGCATTACTGGAAGAGCATCCAAGTATCCCATCAGTTAACGAAGTTGATGAATTGTTGATAGTTTGTATAGGTCAAATGGCAGTTACTGCAGGAACTGATCTTCTTTGGAAGCCCCTGAACCATGAG GTATTGTTGCAAACTCGGAGTGACAAGATACGATCTCGAATTCTAGGACTGAGAATTGTTAAATATCTAATGGATAACCTGAAAGAAGAATATTTGGTCTTCCTGCCGGAAACCATCCCATTCCTTGGTGAATTGCTCGAGGATTTGGAGTTACCTGTTAAATCTCTGGCCCAGGATGTTCTAAAGGAAATGAAGTCCATGAGTGGTGAAAGCCTTCAGCAATATCTCTGA